aacaaattgaCTTTCCTAATAATTTTCTCTGAAAACCAGCGACCATTTATGGAGATCATGGGAGTTCATATGAGTCGTAGTGTTAATGGCCATAGAAGGTTGATGAATGGGTTAATAAGGAGGAGGTGTCAGTGTGTTGGCAGGCTGTGACCCGTAGAGTTTCATTAGAGACGGTGTTAGATGGATGGGGAGCTACTCAGCACCTCTCAGGCTGAGCCCCATCATCACagggtaccacacacacacacacaccacaacacacacacacacacacagacacagacacagaacacaacacacacacacacacacacacacacacacacacacacacacacacacacacacacacacacacacacacacacacacactggagcatTGGGAGGGGGTATGACtgtggagaaaaaaacaaaacttcTTGAGTTGATACTTGAATTCTACGGTTGTTTATCAGTCATGCCATCTAAACATAAGTTGGTTCTTTATAGAGTAGACTTCTTCCATCAATGCCAACTTCTGTGCCCTCACATGTAACAATCCTTGATAATAAGCAAGAGGGTAGGAATGGGCCTTTAACGGCTGAGTGGGTAGAGTATGGTGCTTCTAACATCAGGATTGTGGGTGCTGTTATCTGCACCAACAGTATTATCAAATAATATCTGCTGCTATCTACTGCTAAGTTGTAATAGTTTTGATAATAAACCTATACTAACTGGACTATAAACTTGTATCCACTGCTAtttggttttggtttgtttttaatGTGTTTTGCAACGTGATTCTCTTATTGTTTTCTTGGTTTGTCTTAACggttctttttgttgttgttaatgacTGAGTTCGATTCCCCAGGCCACCCATACAAYAAATATATAcgcgcatgactgtaagttgctttggataaaagcatctttTAAATGGCAGATGTTGTTATTATATTATTCCTATGGATACGGCACGTATAAGAACTCTTCCCAGATGAGACACGGTGAAGCTCTTTTGGTGAACATCTCAAGGCAACTTTAGATTAGAGTTGAAGATTGCAATTAGCATGGTGTTGAAGAGATTTCTTTTTTTATCAATAGCAGCAGCGGCTCTCTGTCGGATGTCTGTCCTCACTCAATAACGGAGGACATCTAGTGTAATTAACGACCTACTTCTAAAAAGTGAAGTGCATCTCACTGAAAATAACACATTGTGCATCCTATTATGGTATAAAACTGTAAAGAATTGTCTGAAAGCAGTAGTAAATGTTTTCATTCCTCCTCTGTCACATCTCATGTGCATGTATCTATGTatatgtgcagagtgtgtgttttacccctctcagtgtgtgtgtgtgtgtgtgtgtgtgtccttgtgtgtgtgagtatgttaATATTGCATGTCAGTGGCTTTATTACAGTGTAATGGATGAGGTGGGATCGAGGGtcccttgagtgtcccagcctgtATAAAGCCTGCTTGGTGTTCCAGTCCTCTGTGTCCCAGACCCAGTCAGTGGTACCCTCAACCACACAGACACTCTGCTTCTCCAAGGACAGCTAACGGTCTGAGACTAAAGCAGGGGATTTGATGTGGTCAAAGTTCTACTCTAAACTGGACATCAGACTGGTCAGTGAACAGTGGAACAGAAGACCAATTGATGGAAATTGAACGTGAATAAATCTGAAGCATTTCCCACCACTGGAGATTCTGACTGTAACACAAACAGTATGGATGGTACTGGAGCTTCACTGCATTAGTTTGAATTCATGGTTCCTACCTGACTTTTCTTGTGAAATCCcgtttttcatgtgttttttcctcctctcctctccagttccCCAGCTGTCTCACAGGTGTGCCCTCACGCTGCCCTGCTGTGCAGAAGCTGGTGGGGCCACCTGTGCCAAAGCCCCCCAGGTCACGGGGGTCACAGTTCAGCTGGAGATGCACAcgctgtggcaacagtttgaccAGCTGGGCACAGAGATGATCGTCACCAAGGCTGGGAGGTAGGAACATGCTAAcacaaatggacacacacacacacacacacgtaaacacacacacacacataaacacacacactcactgtggTTAAACTAATCACATATCACTGTGTTGCTGCTGAGTCATGCATGGTCCTTGTAGGAGGATGTTCCCTACCTTCCAGGTGAGTATCTCAGGGATGGACCCTGCAGTGGAGTATGTGCTGCTCATGGACTTCATCCCTGTGGATGACAAGAGATACAGGTGAGTTTCCTCCATAGAGttacataaaatgtgatttataggcTCTGTGGTTTTACCCACACTCTGCCAGCATAAGAGACATACACTAGATCTACACATAATAGTGTTTGTGTGGAATCATCATACGGTATATTGTGGTtatgatgtacagtacataccRTGGCAGCCTCTTCTTGATTGTACTACATAATATGTACCAGATAATCCACAAAATCTTAATCAGCGCCAATTGAGAATGTATTGAGTAGAACTTTCAGCCTGATGTAACAGAACTTTCAATAGTGGAGTGACACAACTTGCAACCAATGAATATAATATCTTTGCTCTCCTGTATTTAGATATGCGTTCCACAGCTCCTCGTGGCTGGTGGCAGGCCGGGCCGACGTGGCGGCCCCAGGGAGGATGCACTTCCACCCAGACTCCCCCGCCAGAGGGTCCCAGTGGATGAAACAGATGGTCTCCTTCGACGCACTCAAACTGACCAACAACCTGCTGGATGACAATGGACATGtaagacaagcacacacacatacacacacacacacaccgaccagtccagacgcagacacacacacaccgaccagtccagacacagacacacatgcatgcacacacacacatctttacaATCAGTACTTGCTTGTGTTCTTTATGCATTCTTTGTATTTCTGAGTCTTTGTACCTGTGTGTGGATGTAATGTGCATTGTGATTGTTTGTCAAACACCCAGATGATCTTGAACTCCATGCATCGTTACCAGCCCCGATTCCATGTGGTGTATGTGGACCCACGGCGGGATAGCCAGCTTCATGCCCACCGCAACTTCTGCACTTTCTCCTTCCCTGAAACACGSTTCATAGCCGTCACTGCCTACCAGAACCACAGGGTAATGTAACGACTATGTTATAACTGTCACTTCCTATGACGTTGCAGAGACAAAATAGTCCAGTCTTGTATGAATTATGTCTATTGGAGATTCACCCTACATACTGCCTTGATATTGATGACAgataatgttctctctctctctctcttgctctctaccTAGGAAAGGGCAAAAAATaccccatattaatatatgtagccttagaaataaagtttaaatgtgaaatgcttgatagagtatgtgatgtaaacagagaggtctactttcatggggacctgaatattgacagattttcatcaagctgtccactcaatgGGAAgattctcactgtaaccagtgcctgtaatctggttcaggttattaatcaacctaccagggtgtttacaaacactacaggaactatatcatccacatgtatcgatcacatttttactaatactgtagaactttgttctaaagctgtatctgtacccattggataaagtgatcacaatacagtggctatatccaggaaagccaaagttccaaaaactGGGCCTAAAATATTgtgtaagagatcatacaaaagatttagctgactcttatgtggatgatgttaaaaatatttgttgctcTGATGTGAtaaataaggagcatccagacactgcacttgatgaatttctGAAATTGCTCCTTACAATTATTGATAAACGTCCACTTGTTAAGaaactgttagaactgttaaggcttcaTGGATTGACGaggaatttaaaaactgtatggttgaaaacGATGGGgcaaaggagtggctaataagtctggctaacttactgcaaattgagaaatgatatgactaaacttaacaaaaagaagaagaaactgtattatgacgccaagatcaatgatataaagatgATCacattatttaaaatgaaattatgggcagaaagacaaattcaactccatctttcatctaATCAGATgccttattcatcacaaaaccatttgatgttgccaattacttTACTGATTACTTAATTGGTGAAGTGGGCAAAcgtaggcaggaaatgccaacaacaaacagtgagacatcgtattcatgcataaaaaatMWATAATGAATGAAAAGSATTATACGTTTGTATTTGGTAAAGTTTGTgagggagaggtgggaaaatGATTGCTATCYATCAATAATGTCAAacctcctatctgtcatatatttaatctgagcctagcggaaagtgtttgtcctcaggcctggagggaagccaaagtcattccgctaccaaaGAATGtacctttactggttctaacaSCcaacctatcagcttgctgccagctcttagcaaactgtaggaaaaaactgtgtttgaccaaatacaatgctatttRtctgtaaacaaattaacaacagactttcagcatatcgtggattcagagctatctaacagaacacagtggGTTTTCTTTAYtggaagcttctctaatgttaaacaGTGTTGTAAAATggcctgccactggcattaaacaaagcctgtgtgtccatgtatgctgatgattcctCCTGTACGTGTCAGCAACCCRagctagtgaaatcactgcaaccctaaacaaagagttacagtcagttttagaatgggtggccagtaataaactggtcctgaacatctccaAAACTAAGRGCATTCTATTTGGTACATGTARATCATTCCCTGTTCtaaacctcagctgaatctgaatGGCATGGCTGTTTAGCAAATTGAGTAGACTAAATTACTTAGTGTTTGTTACCTTAgattgattcaatggttgtaaagatggggagtgTCTGTCCGTGGTAAAGAGATGCTCAGATTTTTGGAGACCACACTCCACACTCCACACTCCTGCAGACTCTAGTttaatcttatcttgattattgtccagtcatatggtcaagtgccgcAAAGAAGGATCTTGTTAAGCTGCAGCTtgtccagaacagagcggcacgttttgctcttcactgtaatatgggctgatataaatactatgcatgacAGTCTcttttggctaagagttgaggaaagactgactgcatcacttcaaGTTTTTATaagaaataatgtattgtaaattCCAAACTATTTTCATAGTCAACTTATATacaacactgacacacaaacttaccccaccagacatgccaccaggggtcttttcacagtccccaggtccagaacaaattcaaggaaacgtacagtattataaagagccatgattgcatggaactccctcccatctcatattgctcaagtgaacagcaaacctggtttcaaaaagcGAATAAAGAAACACCTCTCGGCAAAACGACTGCCTCCCATGTGACCMactttttgtgtgtatgtgctgaAATGtttgtgtaactgatagatacacacacacacgcacactacatgttaatgtttttaaatgtatgtacattttaaAGTCTTTTGTCTATAATATCTTTTTCATTATGTGTCATACTCCAGTKAGACTAGCTGTCGCAATTGGCGAGGGATCCTGTTCAAatcacaaatctctctctctctctctcagatcaccCAGTTGAAGATAGCCAGTAACCCGTTTGCCAAGGGCTTCCGAACTACTGATCCTGacgcctggtaaaataaataaacatgttctTTGTTCGTTAGTGTCTAAAATTTCAGAATGGTTTTGGTGATACGTTGAACATAAAAgtcaaaggacaacaaccatattCAGACATTGAGGACTGATTGTTGGATTCAAGGGGTTTCCCTCCTACAATTAATATCAAATCTAGATTGTTCCATGAAAACGCTCAATTAAATAATAACTGCACCATTGTACatccttatttctctctctcttatcacctGATATTCGGGTTAAGGATCAATCGCAATATGATACCTGAACTTTGACTCTGGCCTCTACATATGACAACACAGCAGACACTCAATTAGG
This genomic interval from Salvelinus sp. IW2-2015 linkage group LG22, ASM291031v2, whole genome shotgun sequence contains the following:
- the LOC111982590 gene encoding T-box transcription factor TBX1-like isoform X2, with protein sequence MDVPQLSHRCALTLPCCAEAGGATCAKAPQVTGVTVQLEMHTLWQQFDQLGTEMIVTKAGRRMFPTFQVSISGMDPAVEYVLLMDFIPVDDKRYRYAFHSSSWLVAGRADVAAPGRMHFHPDSPARGSQWMKQMVSFDALKLTNNLLDDNGHMILNSMHRYQPRFHVVYVDPRRDSQLHAHRNFCTFSFPETRFIAVTAYQNHRITQLKIASNPFAKGFRTTDPDAWVGSARPLRHSLPTWQPPEGSHEPGSMSGEZRAQNLKSLSTHRELGHHCREDISCTSERKDVENNIFPPLTFIPLPTLWECPGISERLNLG
- the LOC111982590 gene encoding T-box transcription factor TBX1-like isoform X1, with amino-acid sequence MCFFLLSSPVPQLSHRCALTLPCCAEAGGATCAKAPQVTGVTVQLEMHTLWQQFDQLGTEMIVTKAGRRMFPTFQVSISGMDPAVEYVLLMDFIPVDDKRYRYAFHSSSWLVAGRADVAAPGRMHFHPDSPARGSQWMKQMVSFDALKLTNNLLDDNGHMILNSMHRYQPRFHVVYVDPRRDSQLHAHRNFCTFSFPETRFIAVTAYQNHRITQLKIASNPFAKGFRTTDPDAWVGSARPLRHSLPTWQPPEGSHEPGSMSGEZRAQNLKSLSTHRELGHHCREDISCTSERKDVENNIFPPLTFIPLPTLWECPGISERLNLG